In Myxocyprinus asiaticus isolate MX2 ecotype Aquarium Trade chromosome 8, UBuf_Myxa_2, whole genome shotgun sequence, a single genomic region encodes these proteins:
- the LOC127445588 gene encoding relaxin-3-like yields MGQEILASAAVITVALLVALVGSIQATEGHPFYGVKLCGREFIRAVIFTCGGSRWRRSLDVSGDLSSDLLSAHDDEASDNWSTNPITGPSYRPRSESEAPVWTGEGQEGPVFSRPARSLISEEVLEALRTSDRKGRDVVVGLSNACCKWGCSKSEISSLC; encoded by the exons CTGCAGTTATCACTGTTGCCCTGCTGGTGGCGCTGGTGGGCAGCATTCAGGCTACAGAGGGACACCCCTTCTACGGAGTGAAGCTGTGTGGCAGAGAGTTCATTCGAGCGGTCATCTTCACCTGTGGAGGCTCTCGCTGGAGGAGATCTCTGGATGTGTCAG GTGACCTGTCCAGCGATCTGCTCTCTGCTCACGACGACGAGGCCTCTGACAACTGGAGCACCAACCCCATTACTGGACCCTCATACAGACCCCGTTCTGAGTCAGAGGCCCCCGTCTGGACAGGAGAGGGCCAGGAGGGCCCCGTGTTCAGCCGCCCCGCCCGCTCGCTCATCTCAGAGGAAGTGCTGGAGGCCTTGCGCACATCAGACAGGAAAGGGCGGGATGTGGTGGTAGGGCTGTCCAACGCCTGCTGTAAATGGGGTTGCAGTAAAAGTGAGATCAGCTCGTTATGTTAA